Proteins co-encoded in one Dasypus novemcinctus isolate mDasNov1 chromosome 18, mDasNov1.1.hap2, whole genome shotgun sequence genomic window:
- the LOC101421032 gene encoding ret finger protein-like 4A, translating into MTEHFREASSCPICLAYFEKPVYLKCGYVCYHHYINSLTKDSHQGSFLCPFYSVDSQKDDIRTNCQLWKLVSKIKELEPHLRSTLQMNPRMLKFQVDMTLDLDTAHNHLIISDDLKQVRCGLNNQQREERAERFTYGICVLGSSRFTSGRQYWEVDVGTSREWSLGVCKESVQREGIVFMSSELGFWTLNLRKGKHFSASTKPKTILCVNPRLHRVGIFLDLDIGNITFCNVSDGSHIFTFTKISVSEPLRPIFVPESPGNDDRSFLSICPPVISSISIFQHNQK; encoded by the exons ATGACAGAACACTTTCGAGAAGCAAGCAGTTGTCCTATCTGTCTGGCATATTTTGAGAAACCAGTGTACTTAAAATGTGGATACGTCTGCTACCACCACTACATCAATTCCCTGACAAAGGACTCCCACCAAGGGAGTTTTTTGTGTCCTTTCTACTCAGTGGACTCTCAGAAGGATGACATTAGGACAAATTGTCAGCTGTGGAAGCTCGTTTCCAAAATCAAGGAACTGGAACCCCACCTGAGGTCTACTCTACAGATGAACCCAAGGATGCTgaaattccaag TGGATATGACCTTGGATCTTGACACGGCCCATAACCACCTCATCATTTCGGACGACCTGAAGCAAGTTCGCTGTGGGCTTAACAACCAGCAGCGGGAAGAGCGCGCTGAGAGATTCACCTATGGAATTTGCGTCCTGGGCTCCTCTCGGTTCACTTCTGGCCGCCAATACTGGGAGGTGGACGTGGGAACAAGCAGAGAATGGTCCCTGGGCGTTTGCAAGGAATCTGTTCAGCGAGAAGGGATTGTCTTCATGTCTTCAGAACTTGGATTCTGGACCCTGAActtgagaaaaggaaaacacttCTCTGCCAGCACTAAACCAAAGACTATTCTATGTGTAAACCCCCGGTTGCACCGAGTGGGGATTTTCCTAGATTTAGATATTGGAAACATTACTTTTTGTAACGTTAGCGATGGGTCCCATATCTTTACATTTACCAAGATTTCAGTTTCTGAGCCACTGCGGCCAATTTTTGTGCCTGAAAGTCCAGGAAATGATGATCGAAGCTTCTTGAGTATCTGTCCTCCAGTGATTTCAAGTATCTCAATCTTCCAGCACAACCAAAAATAG